The DNA window CCTACATCACCTCCGACAACAATGCCGAAGGCACCTATGCCGCCGACGCCGTTGCCAAGGCGATGGATGGCAAGGGCGAATATGCCGTGCTGGAGAATCCCGGTCAGGACAACCACGACAAGCGCGTCAACGCCTTCGTCGCCCGCATGGAAGCCAAATGGCCGGACATGAAGCTCGTCGGTCGCGCCGCTTCGAACCAGGATCCGACCAAGGCCTATCAGGCCGTTCTGAGCCTGGCGCAGGCGCATCCTGACCTCGGCGCCGTGTTCATGCCGGAGGCCAATTCGGCCATTGGTGCCGCCCAGGCAGCCAAGGAAGGCGGCGGCAAGATCCGCGTCATGCTCGCCGACGTCAACGCCAAGATCCTCGACATGATCAAGGCCGGCGAGATCTTCGGCTCGGTCAATCCCAACCAGGGCATGCAGGGCTATATGGGCTTCATGCTGTTGTGGATGGCCAAGCATCCCGGCCTGATCGATCCGATGAACGATGCCAAGCGTTCGGGCTTCAATCCGATGAGCGTGCCCTTCGTCGACAATGGCTTCTCCATCGTCTCCAAGGACAATGCGGACGACTTCTACTGGGACAAGTATCTCAAGCGTCGCGGCACCAAGGGTATCGAGGAATAATCTCGATCTCGCCGCCCGGCCTCGGCAAGGCCGGACCAACCGGGAAGGAGGCTTCGGCCTCCTTCCTCCCCCGCAAGCATCGCAGGAGCATGGCGTGACCCAGGCGCCCATTCTTGAAATCCGCGGCCTGTCCAAGGCGTTCTGCGCGGTCAAGGCGCTGAGCGACGTGCAGTTCGAGCTGCGGCGCGGCGAAATCCATGCGCTGTGCGGCGAGAACGGCGCCGGCAAGTCGACGCTGATGAACATGATCGCCGGTGTATTGCAGCCTGACGAGGGCGACATCCTGATCGATGGCGAGCGTGTTTCGATCCACTCGCCCGCGGCCGCCCAACGCCTCGGCATTGCGCTTGTCCACCAGGAGATTGCGCTCTGTCAGGACGCGACGGTTGCCGAAAACATCTATATGGCCGCGATCAACAGCCGGCGCGCGCCGCTGATGAATTTCCAGAAGCTCTACGCTGACGCCCAGAAGGTCATGGACCTGCTCGCGCCCATTCCGGTGCGCACTCGGGTCGCGGATCTCTCGATTTCCAACCAGCAGCTCGTCGAGATCGCCAAGGCGCTGACGCTCGACTGCAAGGTGCTGATGCTCGATGAGCCGACCGCGGCGCTGACCGAAAGCGAAGCGCAGCGCCTGTTCTCAATCGTGCGCGGGCTCAGGGAGCGCGGCATTTCGGTGGTCTATATCAGCCACCGCATGGCCGAGATCTTTTCGCTGTGCGACCGCGTCACCGTCTTCCGCGACGGCCGCTACGTGGCGACCGATCCGATCGCCGCCGTTTCACCGGACGATGTCGTGCGCAAGATGGTCGGCCGCGAAATCACCCAGCTCTATCCCGATAAGCTGGCGCCGCAAGAGCCGGGTCGCTTGCTCCTCTCGGTCGAGGGGCTTTCCGATGGCCGCCGCTTCGCCGACGTCGATCTGCAGCTTCGCGCCGGCGAAATTCTCGGCGTTGGCGGCCTCATCGGCGCTGGCCGCAGCGAGATCGCGCAAACGGTCTGCGGCCTCAGGCCAATGACGTCTGGAACCGTCGCGCTCGACGGAAAGCAGCTCCGGCTGCGCGGCTATGGCGATGCGGTCAAAGAGGGGCTGGTCTATCTCTCCGAGGATCGCAAAGGCTCCGGCGTGTTCCTCGATCTGCCGATCGCGGCGAACATCTCCGCGCTCGACCTCGCCAGGCTTACCGGGCCACTCGGCCTGCTCGACCGCAAGGCCGAGGATCGTCAGGCGAGCGAGCTGACCGGCAGGCTCGGCGTGCGCATGGCCGGCATCGATGCCGCCGTCTCGACGCTAAGCGGCGGCAACCAGCAGAAGGTCGCCATCGCCAGGCAGCTGTCCGTAGACCCCAAGGTCATCATCATGGACGAGCCGACACGCGGCATCGATGTCGGCGCCAAGGTGGAGATCCACCGGCTGTTGCGCCAGCTTGCCGGCAGTGGTGTCGGCGTCATCGTCATCTCGTCGGAACTGCCAGAGCTGATCGGTCTGTGCGATCGCGTTCTCGTGGTGCGCGAAGGCAGGATCGCCGGCGAACTCTCCGCCGGCGAGCTCGGCGAGGAAGCCATCATCATGCTCGCCTCGGGCGTCCAGAACAGTTCAACTCAAAGGCAGGCCCAGAATGTCGCCTAGGCAATCAGGAGAAGCGCTCGTGCACGCCGAGATCAAGGCCGCCGGGCGGCGGATCAATTTCGCTCAGCTCGCCTCGATGCGCGAGGCCGGGCTGATCGTCATCATCCTGGCGCTGTGCATCGCCATGAGCTTTGCCTCGCCGCACTTCCTGACATGGGGCAATTTCCGCGCCATGCTGATGAGCTTTTCCATCGAAGGCATCGTCGTCGTCGGCATGACCATCCTGCTCATCGTGGGCGGCATCGACCTTTCCGTCGGCTCGGTCGTGTGTTTCTCGATGGTGGTCTCCGGCGCGCTGTTCCTCGCCGGCCTCGATCCCTGGACGGCAAGCCTGATCGGCATTGGCGTCAGCGCGCTGATCGGCGCGGCGATGGGCTTCTTCGTCACGGTGATAGGCCTCAATCATTTCATCACGTCGCTGGCGGCCATGGTCGTCGTGCGCGGCATGTGCCTGGTCGTCACCAAGGGCACGCCGCTGTCGCTGTTCACCCTGCCGCCGGCCTTCAAGGCCATCGGCCAGGGCAGCTTCAACAACATCCCCTATGTCATCCTGATCTTCGTCGTCGTGGTGTCGATCTTCGACTTCCTGCTGCGTCGCGCCACGGCCTTCCGAAAAGTCTTCTACACCGGCTCCAACGAGAAGGCCGCGCAGTTCTCGGGCATCAGGACCAATCAGGTGAAGTTCTGGGTCACGGTGCTGTGCTCGACCCTCGCCGGACTGGCCGGCGTCATCTACATGGCACGCTTCGGCGCGGCGACGCCGACTTTCGGCGCTGGCATGGAGCTCAACATCATCGCCGCGGCCGTCATCGGCGGCGCCTCGCTGAATGGCGGCTCGGGCACCATCTTCGGGGCGATCCTCGGCATGGCGTTGCTGTCGGTGGTGACGAGCTCGCTTATCCTGCTCGATGTCTCGGTCTATTGGCAGGACATGATCAAGGGATGCATCCTGCTGGCGGCGGTGTCGATCGATCACTTCCTGCACCGCAAGAAGCCCTGAACCTCAAAGGCAGCGAAGCAAGACCATGGCCCCTCCCAACACTCGTGACGACATCGCCGCTGTCCGCCAGATGCACCAGGCGCTGGTCCTGCATTATGTCGAAGGCAAGACCCAGGCAGAGATCGCCGGAGAACTCGGCATCTCGCACGCGACCGTCAACCGGCTCATCAAGCGCGGCCACCAGCTCGGCCTCGTCGAGATCAAGATCAAGTCACCGATCGACCATCTGGTCGACCTGGAGGCGCGGCTGGTCGCGCTGGGCGGCATCGAGCGGGCGATGGTGGTGCCATCGGTCTCCGACAATCCGCACACCGCCCTGCAACGGGTCGGCGAGGCGGCGGCTGGGCTGCTGCTCGACACCATCAAGGATGGCGATACGATTTCGATCACCGGCGGCAAGGGCGTCAGCGCGCTGGTCGCCGGTCTCAAGCCGGGGCGCCGCTACGATGTCGAAATCATTCCGGCCACCGGGCTGGTGCAAGGCAAGCACTATACCGACGTCAATCACGTCGCGTCGCTGATGGCCGACAAACTCGGCGGACGCGCCTACCAGATCCATGCGCCGCTGTTTGCCGACACCGCGCAGCAGCGCGAGATGCTGATGGGCATCAGCTCCGTCGCCGACGTGTTTCGCAAGGCGCGCGAGGCCGATGTGGCGGTGGTGGGCGTCGGCTCCATCCTGACCGACGATTCCAGCTACTACGACCTGCATCCGTCCTCGAACGCCGATCGCCAGGCGATCGAGAAGTCCGGGGCGACAGGCGAGCTGCTCGCCCATCTCATCGATCGCCAGGGCAAGCTTTGCAACTACTCGCTCAACCGTTCGCTGGTCTCGTTGACGCTTGACGAGTTCGCGACCATCCCGCGCTCGATCGGCATCGCAAGCGGCCCCAGCAAGGTCGCGCCGATCCTCGCCGCCATGCGCGGCAACCATCTCGACACCATCGTCACGGACGAGGCCACGGGGCTCCATATCCTCGAACTGGCCGAACAGGAGGCAGCATGAATTCTCGACAGATCCAGCGGCAGATCGGCAAGTCCGGCATATCGGCGTCGGCTGTAGGCCTGGGCACCTGGGCCATTGGCGGCTGGATGTGGGGCGGCACCGACGAGAAGGAGTCGGTCAAGGCGATCGAAGCCTCGATCGACGCCGGCCTCAGCCTGATCGACACCGCACCGGCCTACGGCCTCGGCCGCAGCGAGGCGATCGTCGGCACCGCCATCAAGGGCAAGCGCGACAAAGTGGTGATCGCGACCAAATGCGGGCTGAACTGGCATTCCGGCAAAGGGGGCCATTTCTTCGACCAGGACGGCAAGCCGGTTCACCGTTATCTCGGCGCCGACGGCATCGCCTATGAAGTCGAGCAGAGCCTGCGGCGTCTCGGCACCGATCATATCGATCTCTACATCACCCATTGGCAGGACCCGACGACGCCCATCGCCGAGACGGTGGCGGTGCTGGAAAAGCTCAAGGCAGCCGGCAAGATCCGCGCCATTGGCGCCAGCAATGTCAGCGCCGAAGATCTTGGCCACTATATCGACGCCGGCCAGCTCGATGCGATCCAGGAGCGCTATTCGATGATCGACCGCGAGATCGAGAGCAGCCTGCTGCCGATCACCCGCCGACATGACATCGCCACCCTCAGCTACTCCTCGCTGGCGCTGGGCCTGCTCACCGGCACGGTCGACCCAGCGCGCACATTCGGCGGCGACGACCAACGCAAGGACAACCCACGCTTCTCCACGGCCAACCGTCTGAAGGTGGCAAAGCTGAAAGAGGCAATCATTCCGATCGCCGAAAGCCACCAGGCGTCGATGGCGCAGATCGTCATCGCCTGGACGCTTGCCCAGCCGGGCATCACTTTTGCCCTGTGCGGCGCGCGCAATCCCGAACAGGCGCTCGACAATGCGCGGGCCGGCGAGATCACGCTTGCGGCAAGCGAGCTTGCGGCCATCGACGCCGCGGCAGCCGCGCATCTCACCGCGATGGATGCCTGAGCAAAAAGGCAACAGCCCCGATGAACCGTAGCCATACGTTAGCCGGTCTGCGCGACCGGCCTGATATTGCCGTGCTCGTCATCGGTGGCGGCATCAACGGCATCAGCGTCTTTCGCGAGCTGGCCCTGCAAGGCGTCGATGCCGTGCTGGCGGAAAAGGGCGACTATTGCAGCGGCGCCAGTGCCGCCCTGTCACGCATGGTGCATGGCGGCCTGCGCTACCTCGAAAACGGTGAATTCAAACTGGTGCGCGAATCGCTGCTTGAACGCGACCGCCTGCTGCGGAATGCCCCGCACTACGTGGCTCCGTTGCCGACGACGGTGCCGATCTTCGATATGTTTTCCGGCCTCGCCAACGGCGCGGTGCGTTTCCTGGGGCTGACGCGGCGGCCTAGCCGGCGTGGCGCGCTGGTCATCAAGACCGGGCTTGCCATGTACGACCTGTTCACCGCCGCACGGCGATTGATGCCGACACACAGGTTCAGGGGGCGCGCCGAGACCTTGAAAAAATGGCCGGCGATCAATCCAGCGATCCGCAATTCGGCGACCTATTACGACGCCTGGGTGAGCCGGCCCGAACGTCTCGGCCTGGAGATGCTGCTGGATGCCACGGCGAGCGCGGCGAACGCCCGGGCCTTGAACTACGCGCTGATATCATCGACCGGCGACGGCCTTGCCATTACCGACACGTTGACCGGCGAGGAACTGCCGGTGCGGGCGCAACTGGTCATCAACGCCACCGGCGGCTGGATCGACCTGACCAACAAGGCCATTGGGGCGGCGGCGCAGAAAATGATGGGCGGCACCAAGGGCTCGCATCTCATCGTCGACAACGCAGAACTCCTCGACGCGCTCGGCGGCCACATGGTCTATTACGAGAACGAGGACGGTCGCATCTGCATCCTGTTTCCCTATCTAGGCAAGGTGCTGATCGGCTCGACCGACATCCGGGTCGATGATCCGGACCAGGTCCGTTGCGAGGAGGACGAGCAGCGCTACATCCTGCAGTCGCTCGCCTTTGTTTTTCCCTCGATCAAGGTCACCGAAGACCAGATCGTGTTCCGCTTCGCCGGCGTGCGCCCGTTGCCCGCCAGCGAGGACAGTTTCACGAGCCGAATACCGCGCGATCATTTCTGCGAGTTCGTCGAACCGGCCGGCCACCTGCCGGCGACACTGTGCATGATCGGCGGCAAGTGGACGACCTTCCGCTCGTTCGGGGCGCTGGCAGCCGATATGGCGTTGAAGCGGCTGGGGCTCGCACGCAGCATGGGCACGCAGGACATGGCCATCGGCGGCGGTCGCGACTTCCCGGCCGATCCGCAGGCCTGGTGCGCATCATTCGCCGCCGAGCACGGCCTGCCGGTCGAGCGCGCGCACACGCTGCTGCAGCGCTATGGCACGTCGGCCAGGGATTTCGTTTCGCACCCGGCGGGCGAACAGATGCTGCCCCGGTCGGATTACTCGGCAAGCGAGATCCGCTACATCATCGAGCGTGAGCAGGTCCAATGCCTTGCGGACCTGTTCCTGCGCCGCACCACCATTGCCATTTCGGGTGGCCTCAGCTTCGACCTCGTCAACGCCGTTCTCGACCTGCTGGCGGCGCACAAGGGCTGGAGCGCCAGCGAGGCTGCCGCCGAATGCTCGACCTTCCTGGCCTTGCTGGCCGACCGGCACGGCATCGACCTCCAGACGCATCAAAGGAGCGCCCTATGCGCGTAAACAAGAAAGTCCGCATGAACCGGCTGTTCGGCGGTGGCCGCTGCCTCGACGTCGCCATCGATCATGGTGTCTGCAACGAACCGAGCTTCCTTGCCGGGCTCGAAGATATGGCCGGCGTCGTCACCCAGCTGGTCAAGGCGGGCCCCGACGCCATCCAGATGAATTACGGCCAGGCCGATCTGCTGCAGGCCGTGCCGGGCAAGGACAAGCCGGCGCTGGTGATGCGCATCGACATGGGCAATCCCTACAACAGGACACGCCACCGAGCGATGTGGGCGGTGCTGCAGAACGAAGCCGAGCCCTTGCTTGGGGCCATCGAGATGGATGCGGCTTGCGTCGTGGTCAATCTGTTCATGCTGCCCGACGAGCCGGACCTGTTCCGGCAATGCGTGCAGAACATCGCGCGCGTGCGCGCCGATTGCGAGAAATACGGCCTGCCGCTGATGATCGAGCCGCTGGCCATGCTGCCGGTCACTGAGCATGGCGGCTACATGGTCGACGGCGATGCCGAAAAGATCGTCACCTTGACCCGGCTTGCCCGCGAGATGGGCGCCGATATCATCAAGGCTGATCCGACCACCGATCCCAACGACTTCCACCGCGTCGTCGAGGCCGCGCGCTGCCCGGTGCTGGTGCGCGGCGGCGGCAAGGAGGATTTGCGCGCTGTGTTCGACAAGTCGGCTGCCTTGATGGCACAGGGTGCGCTTGGCATGGTCTATGGCCGCAACATCTACCAGCATGCCAACCCGAGTGCTGTCGTGCGCGGGCTGATGGCGATCATTCATGACGATGCCGATGGCGGCGTGGCCTGGGACCTGTACAACCAAGCATAGGCCGCGGCCTCGGGAGGCGCCAATGGGTAAGTATATTCTTGGCCTCGATGCCGGCAACACCGTCATCAAGGCTATCCTCTTCGACCTGTCGGGGCGCGAGCTGGCGCTTGCCGCCTGCGACGGCCGCTCGTCCATGCCAAAGCCCGGCCATGTCGAGCGCGACCTCAACGAGCTCTGGCGCAATGCGGTTTCGGTCATCGGCCAATGCATCGCTGAAGCCGGCATCGACGCCGGCGAGATTGTCGCCATCGGCTGCGCCGGCCATGGCAACGGGCTCTATGCGCTCGATCGCGCGGGTGCCCCGCTGATCGGCATCCAGTCGCTCGACACACGCGCGGTCGGCATCGTTGCCGAATGGGCAGAGCAGAATGTCGGCGACCGCACCTATGCACACTGCCTGCAACGGCCGTGGGCGGCGCAGACGCCGACCCTGCTTGCCTGGCTCAAGCGCTTTTCGCCGGCTTTGTTCACCAGCATCGGAACTGTGTTCTTGTGCAAGGATTTCGTCGTCAACCGCCTGACCGGTGCGCGCAGCAGCGATACATCAGACATGTCGGGCTGCGGCCTGCTGCAGATGCGGGATCGGCGTTACGAGTCGGATCTGCTTGCCGCCTACGGGCTCGGCGATTGCGCGGACCTGCTGCCGCCAGTGCTGGAATCGGCCGACATTGCCGGCCAT is part of the Mesorhizobium loti genome and encodes:
- a CDS encoding sugar ABC transporter substrate-binding protein: MRKFLSTLAIAAAASTCFGSMQVRAETPNPFKCEPGEKYVMNVMVSGVEYWFPVYEMFKQAGQQFGCETAYTGTPEYDVNKQIATFDQALAQKPAGILVHPMNSDPFIEPINRAIEQGTAVVTFAADSPNSKRVSYITSDNNAEGTYAADAVAKAMDGKGEYAVLENPGQDNHDKRVNAFVARMEAKWPDMKLVGRAASNQDPTKAYQAVLSLAQAHPDLGAVFMPEANSAIGAAQAAKEGGGKIRVMLADVNAKILDMIKAGEIFGSVNPNQGMQGYMGFMLLWMAKHPGLIDPMNDAKRSGFNPMSVPFVDNGFSIVSKDNADDFYWDKYLKRRGTKGIEE
- a CDS encoding sugar ABC transporter ATP-binding protein, whose translation is MTQAPILEIRGLSKAFCAVKALSDVQFELRRGEIHALCGENGAGKSTLMNMIAGVLQPDEGDILIDGERVSIHSPAAAQRLGIALVHQEIALCQDATVAENIYMAAINSRRAPLMNFQKLYADAQKVMDLLAPIPVRTRVADLSISNQQLVEIAKALTLDCKVLMLDEPTAALTESEAQRLFSIVRGLRERGISVVYISHRMAEIFSLCDRVTVFRDGRYVATDPIAAVSPDDVVRKMVGREITQLYPDKLAPQEPGRLLLSVEGLSDGRRFADVDLQLRAGEILGVGGLIGAGRSEIAQTVCGLRPMTSGTVALDGKQLRLRGYGDAVKEGLVYLSEDRKGSGVFLDLPIAANISALDLARLTGPLGLLDRKAEDRQASELTGRLGVRMAGIDAAVSTLSGGNQQKVAIARQLSVDPKVIIMDEPTRGIDVGAKVEIHRLLRQLAGSGVGVIVISSELPELIGLCDRVLVVREGRIAGELSAGELGEEAIIMLASGVQNSSTQRQAQNVA
- a CDS encoding ABC transporter permease; the encoded protein is MHAEIKAAGRRINFAQLASMREAGLIVIILALCIAMSFASPHFLTWGNFRAMLMSFSIEGIVVVGMTILLIVGGIDLSVGSVVCFSMVVSGALFLAGLDPWTASLIGIGVSALIGAAMGFFVTVIGLNHFITSLAAMVVVRGMCLVVTKGTPLSLFTLPPAFKAIGQGSFNNIPYVILIFVVVVSIFDFLLRRATAFRKVFYTGSNEKAAQFSGIRTNQVKFWVTVLCSTLAGLAGVIYMARFGAATPTFGAGMELNIIAAAVIGGASLNGGSGTIFGAILGMALLSVVTSSLILLDVSVYWQDMIKGCILLAAVSIDHFLHRKKP
- a CDS encoding sugar-binding transcriptional regulator → MAPPNTRDDIAAVRQMHQALVLHYVEGKTQAEIAGELGISHATVNRLIKRGHQLGLVEIKIKSPIDHLVDLEARLVALGGIERAMVVPSVSDNPHTALQRVGEAAAGLLLDTIKDGDTISITGGKGVSALVAGLKPGRRYDVEIIPATGLVQGKHYTDVNHVASLMADKLGGRAYQIHAPLFADTAQQREMLMGISSVADVFRKAREADVAVVGVGSILTDDSSYYDLHPSSNADRQAIEKSGATGELLAHLIDRQGKLCNYSLNRSLVSLTLDEFATIPRSIGIASGPSKVAPILAAMRGNHLDTIVTDEATGLHILELAEQEAA
- a CDS encoding aldo/keto reductase, with product MNSRQIQRQIGKSGISASAVGLGTWAIGGWMWGGTDEKESVKAIEASIDAGLSLIDTAPAYGLGRSEAIVGTAIKGKRDKVVIATKCGLNWHSGKGGHFFDQDGKPVHRYLGADGIAYEVEQSLRRLGTDHIDLYITHWQDPTTPIAETVAVLEKLKAAGKIRAIGASNVSAEDLGHYIDAGQLDAIQERYSMIDREIESSLLPITRRHDIATLSYSSLALGLLTGTVDPARTFGGDDQRKDNPRFSTANRLKVAKLKEAIIPIAESHQASMAQIVIAWTLAQPGITFALCGARNPEQALDNARAGEITLAASELAAIDAAAAAHLTAMDA
- a CDS encoding glycerol-3-phosphate dehydrogenase/oxidase, which codes for MNRSHTLAGLRDRPDIAVLVIGGGINGISVFRELALQGVDAVLAEKGDYCSGASAALSRMVHGGLRYLENGEFKLVRESLLERDRLLRNAPHYVAPLPTTVPIFDMFSGLANGAVRFLGLTRRPSRRGALVIKTGLAMYDLFTAARRLMPTHRFRGRAETLKKWPAINPAIRNSATYYDAWVSRPERLGLEMLLDATASAANARALNYALISSTGDGLAITDTLTGEELPVRAQLVINATGGWIDLTNKAIGAAAQKMMGGTKGSHLIVDNAELLDALGGHMVYYENEDGRICILFPYLGKVLIGSTDIRVDDPDQVRCEEDEQRYILQSLAFVFPSIKVTEDQIVFRFAGVRPLPASEDSFTSRIPRDHFCEFVEPAGHLPATLCMIGGKWTTFRSFGALAADMALKRLGLARSMGTQDMAIGGGRDFPADPQAWCASFAAEHGLPVERAHTLLQRYGTSARDFVSHPAGEQMLPRSDYSASEIRYIIEREQVQCLADLFLRRTTIAISGGLSFDLVNAVLDLLAAHKGWSASEAAAECSTFLALLADRHGIDLQTHQRSALCA
- a CDS encoding aldolase, with the translated sequence MRVNKKVRMNRLFGGGRCLDVAIDHGVCNEPSFLAGLEDMAGVVTQLVKAGPDAIQMNYGQADLLQAVPGKDKPALVMRIDMGNPYNRTRHRAMWAVLQNEAEPLLGAIEMDAACVVVNLFMLPDEPDLFRQCVQNIARVRADCEKYGLPLMIEPLAMLPVTEHGGYMVDGDAEKIVTLTRLAREMGADIIKADPTTDPNDFHRVVEAARCPVLVRGGGKEDLRAVFDKSAALMAQGALGMVYGRNIYQHANPSAVVRGLMAIIHDDADGGVAWDLYNQA